The Mauremys reevesii isolate NIE-2019 linkage group 13, ASM1616193v1, whole genome shotgun sequence genome contains a region encoding:
- the LOC120379810 gene encoding antileukoproteinase-like isoform X1 produces the protein MKSLGVFFMGLLTLWMVPPSWSGTILPMQQIPREKSGICPVITFRCKRLNPPDRCQSDRQCAGAEKCCDTSCGLGCVLPLQEKPGTCPVVTVRCLKADPPNSCDHDRQCPGPKKCCETSCGRRCILLQRGKPGTCPDVTFKCAVYNPPNRCHSDHQCPRFKKCCETFCGRACVYPKGHGKA, from the exons ATGAAGTCACTGGGTGTCTTCTTCatggggctcctcaccctctggATGGTGCCGCCGTCTTGGTCTGGCACAATCTTACCCATGCAACAAATCCCCAGAG AGAAATCTGGGATCTGCCCAGTGATCACTTTTCGGTGCAAGAGGTTAAATCCCCCAGATCGTTGTCAATCAGACAGACAGTGTGCTGGGGCAGAGAAGTGCTGTGACACCAGCTGTGGACTGGGCTGTGTTCTACCTCTGCAAG AGAAACCCGGGACTTGCCCAGTGGTTACTGTACGGTGTCTTAAGGCAGATCCTCCCAACAGTTGTGATCATGACCGCCAATGTCCGGGGCCAAAGAAATGCTGTGAAACTAGCTGTGGGAGACGTTGCATCCTGCTTCAGAGAG GGAAACCTGGAACCTGTCCAGATGTCACCTTTAAGTGCGCCGTGTACAATCCCCCAAATCGCTGCCACTCTGACCACCAGTGTCCAAGATTCAAGAAGTGCTGTGAGACTTTCTGCGGGAGGGCCTGTGTTTATCCTAAGGGACATGGTAAAG CATAA
- the LOC120379810 gene encoding antileukoproteinase-like isoform X2, with the protein MKSLGVFFMGLLTLWMVPPSWSGTILPMQQIPREKSGICPVITFRCKRLNPPDRCQSDRQCAGAEKCCDTSCGLGCVLPLQEKPGTCPVVTVRCLKADPPNSCDHDRQCPGPKKCCETSCGRRCILLQRGKPGTCPDVTFKCAVYNPPNRCHSDHQCPRFKKCCETFCGRACVYPKGHA; encoded by the exons ATGAAGTCACTGGGTGTCTTCTTCatggggctcctcaccctctggATGGTGCCGCCGTCTTGGTCTGGCACAATCTTACCCATGCAACAAATCCCCAGAG AGAAATCTGGGATCTGCCCAGTGATCACTTTTCGGTGCAAGAGGTTAAATCCCCCAGATCGTTGTCAATCAGACAGACAGTGTGCTGGGGCAGAGAAGTGCTGTGACACCAGCTGTGGACTGGGCTGTGTTCTACCTCTGCAAG AGAAACCCGGGACTTGCCCAGTGGTTACTGTACGGTGTCTTAAGGCAGATCCTCCCAACAGTTGTGATCATGACCGCCAATGTCCGGGGCCAAAGAAATGCTGTGAAACTAGCTGTGGGAGACGTTGCATCCTGCTTCAGAGAG GGAAACCTGGAACCTGTCCAGATGTCACCTTTAAGTGCGCCGTGTACAATCCCCCAAATCGCTGCCACTCTGACCACCAGTGTCCAAGATTCAAGAAGTGCTGTGAGACTTTCTGCGGGAGGGCCTGTGTTTATCCTAAGGGACATG CATAA